Proteins from a genomic interval of Nitrospirota bacterium:
- a CDS encoding dihydropteroate synthase, with the protein MIAIADNLNTRNKTYMESLRIKDRKSIAGMLKKLKNAGADMINFQCSLDGTGDEDNLLWIAEIASEITDKVSLDTRNTAALKKALKKCKKPPLINYISENEPDDQEELLSIVSDTGSSLVIRASKVTIPTSIEAKLQIIEKLLDMANKFDIPNEKIFADPSIVHIGRGMGQKHLANSYECIRILKDLVDPPLKTIAWISNISTGMPRKLRKPLEASFLLYLAGAGLDAGMVDILDENVKKAIYLIKSFRDEIVFSQTDIE; encoded by the coding sequence ATGATCGCCATTGCAGATAATCTTAATACAAGAAATAAGACATACATGGAATCTTTGAGGATAAAAGACCGAAAATCAATCGCTGGAATGTTAAAAAAACTTAAAAATGCCGGGGCTGATATGATTAATTTTCAATGTTCCTTAGATGGGACAGGTGATGAAGATAATCTTTTATGGATAGCAGAAATTGCGTCTGAGATAACTGATAAGGTATCACTTGATACGCGCAATACAGCAGCACTCAAAAAAGCATTAAAAAAATGTAAAAAACCTCCTCTAATAAATTATATTTCAGAGAATGAACCTGATGACCAAGAAGAACTTTTGTCAATTGTGTCTGATACAGGATCATCACTTGTCATAAGAGCATCAAAGGTTACTATACCCACATCTATTGAAGCAAAGCTTCAGATTATCGAAAAACTTCTCGATATGGCAAACAAATTTGATATCCCAAATGAAAAAATATTCGCAGATCCATCAATTGTTCATATTGGTAGAGGCATGGGACAGAAACATCTTGCTAACTCCTATGAGTGCATAAGAATACTGAAAGATCTCGTAGACCCTCCACTAAAGACTATCGCATGGATTTCTAATATTTCAACAGGTATGCCCAGGAAATTGAGAAAACCTCTGGAAGCATCCTTCCTCCTCTATCTTGCTGGTGCAGGACTTGACGCTGGTATGGTCGATATACTTGATGAAAATGTTAAGAAGGCAATATATCTGATAAAATCATTCAGGGATGAAATTGTTTTTTCACAAACAGATATTGAATGA
- a CDS encoding cobalamin B12-binding domain-containing protein: MKVLLINPNRYKFPPVPPIGLEYVAACLERDGHYVEILDLCFSENIYGEIDCAIKTFNPEIVGITVRNVDTVLYHTNEFFLDDIKDIIEYIKSTYCLKIIIGGSGIITNPEGILDYLKADIALIGAGENTLNSILKDLNITKNTKRVYYGNFNPSNTCRKLSAINYQKYYDSGGIAGFETHKGCSSSCVYCIEANSMVSFKDISAVVSEIKSLAETGYNHFHLCDSEFNESLEYSIDFCNALLKEKLDIRWAVYMKPTEFSKKLFKSMKEAGVYLITLTVDTWKKCTEYWTDIEKFVFTAKPLGLKVAIDLLAGFPYETEDDTLGFLNILRRIQPDSISVNTFIRLYKSLSITNLILKDPALRKNLLGDINNPTFVKPIFYNHLSTETIKQMIGSDPIFRIEGLEKSVNYIRVFSN, translated from the coding sequence ATGAAAGTCCTTCTTATTAATCCAAACAGGTATAAATTTCCTCCTGTGCCTCCTATAGGTCTTGAGTATGTTGCAGCCTGTCTTGAAAGAGATGGCCACTATGTTGAAATTCTTGACCTGTGTTTTTCTGAAAATATCTATGGTGAAATTGATTGTGCAATAAAAACCTTCAATCCTGAAATTGTTGGCATAACAGTGAGGAATGTAGATACAGTGCTTTATCACACCAACGAATTTTTCCTTGATGATATAAAGGATATTATTGAATATATAAAATCAACATACTGTTTAAAGATAATTATCGGGGGTTCAGGAATAATAACAAACCCTGAAGGAATTCTTGACTATCTTAAAGCTGACATAGCTCTAATTGGTGCAGGTGAAAATACTTTAAATAGCATCCTAAAAGATTTAAATATTACAAAAAATACAAAGAGAGTTTATTATGGAAATTTTAATCCTTCTAACACATGCAGAAAACTGTCTGCTATCAACTATCAGAAATATTATGATTCAGGAGGAATTGCAGGTTTTGAAACACATAAAGGTTGTAGTTCCTCGTGTGTATATTGTATCGAAGCTAACTCGATGGTATCTTTTAAAGATATCTCTGCTGTCGTCTCAGAAATAAAATCACTTGCTGAAACTGGATACAATCATTTTCATCTTTGTGATTCTGAATTTAACGAAAGTCTCGAATACTCAATTGATTTTTGCAATGCATTATTAAAGGAAAAACTGGATATCAGGTGGGCAGTTTATATGAAACCGACTGAATTCAGCAAAAAATTATTCAAATCGATGAAAGAAGCAGGTGTATATCTTATAACACTTACAGTAGATACCTGGAAAAAGTGTACAGAATACTGGACTGATATAGAGAAATTCGTATTTACTGCAAAACCACTTGGTCTTAAAGTAGCGATTGACCTACTCGCAGGTTTTCCTTATGAAACTGAAGATGATACACTTGGGTTCCTGAATATTCTCAGAAGAATTCAACCTGATAGTATAAGTGTTAATACATTCATAAGACTTTATAAATCCCTTTCGATAACAAACTTGATTCTTAAAGATCCTGCTTTAAGAAAGAATCTTTTGGGCGATATAAATAACCCCACTTTTGTTAAACCTATCTTTTATAATCATCTAAGTACCGAGACAATAAAACAGATGATAGGGAGTGACCCAATTTTCAGGATCGAAGGATTAGAAAAAAGTGTTAATTATATAAGAGTATTTTCAAATTAA
- the vanZ gene encoding VanZ family protein: MINFLYYWVPPFAWMAFIFPTNDSLTADSTSLIIIPLLKWLMPSADQTTLEAIHGLLRKVSHFLGYGFLAFLLFRAFRNKSKMFSLRWIIYSGLISAGYGVMDEFVQTLLPTRTGSFYDWLIDITGSFFVLGFIIFKNANYNR; encoded by the coding sequence ATGATAAATTTTTTATATTATTGGGTTCCGCCTTTTGCGTGGATGGCTTTCATTTTTCCTACAAATGATAGTCTGACTGCAGATAGCACATCCTTAATTATTATTCCTCTACTTAAATGGCTTATGCCTTCCGCTGATCAGACTACATTAGAAGCCATTCATGGATTACTTCGTAAGGTTTCACATTTTTTGGGATATGGATTTCTCGCATTTCTTTTGTTCAGGGCTTTTCGAAATAAAAGTAAGATGTTCAGTTTGCGATGGATAATTTATTCTGGTTTGATTTCAGCAGGATATGGAGTAATGGATGAATTTGTTCAGACCCTACTACCAACAAGGACTGGTTCGTTTTATGACTGGTTAATTGATATCACAGGCTCTTTTTTTGTATTGGGTTTTATTATTTTTAAGAATGCGAATTATAATAGATGA
- a CDS encoding nucleotidyltransferase family protein, giving the protein MELKTEEKLILFLLVMENSAQLVSKIRELLKDKRHTVDFIRVFEHAAANEVAPIVYENLRTFDNVPIEIIARFRNAYLHSLRNNILNSEEMLRILSSLAKCGVKAIPLKGSFASDIIFDNPGIYPATDIDILVKPEDIKKAEDILNEQGYMKNEIIGSEDLLSGHYHFLYIKDSYFLELHWNLVKRYFRVPPEFWWDETEQIEYSGITISVLSHERYLMYAIFRLFDHGFRPLKFFIFIYGLLRKYKNEIDWQKLFLYSKQYKMERMLFFTLRLLNDIFHEDIPQFILQRKLTGYELIKKQVISGLFGEVKRPHLRMLFYTSLLDSPGDFFVNIIRRIFPKSSEIRLRYGISEKSRMVYMYYLLNPLIIFLKRRNPEKWESRETKV; this is encoded by the coding sequence ATGGAATTAAAGACTGAAGAAAAACTTATTCTGTTCTTGTTAGTGATGGAAAACTCTGCCCAATTAGTAAGTAAGATTAGAGAACTGTTAAAAGATAAAAGACACACTGTTGATTTCATCAGGGTTTTTGAACATGCTGCGGCTAATGAGGTTGCCCCAATTGTATATGAAAACTTGAGAACATTTGATAATGTGCCGATAGAAATTATTGCAAGGTTCAGGAATGCATATCTACATTCTCTCAGGAACAATATACTAAACTCCGAAGAGATGCTAAGGATTCTATCTTCACTTGCAAAGTGTGGAGTAAAGGCTATTCCACTGAAGGGCTCTTTTGCGTCTGATATTATTTTTGATAATCCGGGCATATATCCAGCAACAGATATTGACATACTTGTTAAACCAGAAGATATCAAAAAAGCTGAAGATATTCTGAATGAACAAGGGTATATGAAAAATGAGATAATCGGGTCTGAAGATCTATTATCAGGACACTATCACTTTCTATATATTAAAGACTCTTATTTTCTTGAGCTCCACTGGAACCTTGTGAAACGTTACTTCCGGGTGCCTCCAGAGTTCTGGTGGGATGAGACCGAACAGATTGAATACTCTGGTATTACAATCAGTGTGCTTTCACATGAGCGATATCTTATGTATGCGATATTTCGTCTATTTGACCACGGCTTTAGACCTCTGAAATTCTTTATTTTTATCTACGGATTACTCCGGAAATATAAAAACGAAATTGACTGGCAAAAGCTTTTCCTATATTCAAAGCAATATAAGATGGAGAGGATGCTTTTTTTTACACTGAGACTTCTTAATGATATATTCCATGAAGATATCCCTCAGTTCATATTACAAAGAAAACTAACTGGTTATGAACTCATTAAGAAACAGGTCATCAGTGGTTTATTCGGTGAAGTAAAAAGGCCGCATCTCAGGATGTTATTTTATACTTCTCTGCTGGATTCTCCTGGTGATTTTTTTGTTAACATTATTAGAAGGATTTTCCCTAAATCTTCTGAAATTAGATTACGATATGGTATATCTGAAAAATCAAGAATGGTCTACATGTATTATTTATTGAATCCATTAATAATTTTTTTAAAAAGAAGAAACCCGGAGAAGTGGGAAAGTAGAGAAACAAAGGTTTAA
- a CDS encoding DUF1972 domain-containing protein: MKIAILGSRGIPVNYGGFETLAEEISIRLVKKGHDVTVYCCKPYTDNKDIYNGVKKVIIPTIRTKVLEKAIFSFFSILHASLRNFDIILMLGVSVSFLCFIPRISGKKVVINIDGLEWQRKKWGRVISSYLRFAERMAGIVTDRVVTDAIWIKKYYKKLYGRDSVYIPYGAETTQFSAGEILRKLRLEKDSYILYVSRFEPENNPLLVREAFDEIEDPPKKLVMVGDAPFADKYIKKVRNTKNQNIIFTGYLFGDQYKELLSNAYFYIQATEVGGTHPALIEAMGAGNCVLANDVTEHREVLGEAGFYYKGKEEMKEMIQFLIDNEKIVKERGNVARRIVEEKYSWEKITDEYERLFFEMIKG; this comes from the coding sequence ATGAAGATTGCTATTTTAGGTTCAAGAGGTATTCCAGTAAATTATGGAGGCTTTGAAACACTTGCAGAGGAGATATCAATACGACTTGTTAAGAAAGGGCATGATGTAACTGTTTATTGCTGCAAACCATATACAGACAATAAAGATATTTATAATGGTGTGAAAAAAGTTATTATTCCTACGATAAGAACAAAAGTTCTCGAAAAAGCCATCTTTTCTTTTTTTTCAATCCTTCATGCATCATTGAGGAATTTTGATATTATCCTTATGTTGGGTGTGAGTGTTTCCTTTTTATGTTTCATACCTCGTATCTCAGGGAAAAAGGTGGTTATAAATATTGACGGTCTTGAGTGGCAGAGAAAAAAGTGGGGGAGGGTGATATCATCATATTTGAGATTTGCAGAGAGAATGGCAGGGATTGTGACAGACAGAGTAGTAACAGATGCAATATGGATTAAAAAATACTATAAAAAGCTATATGGAAGAGATTCTGTATATATACCGTATGGTGCTGAAACGACTCAATTTTCTGCTGGAGAGATTTTGAGAAAATTAAGACTTGAAAAAGACAGTTATATTCTCTATGTTAGCCGATTTGAACCGGAAAATAATCCTCTTTTAGTGAGGGAAGCTTTTGATGAAATTGAAGACCCGCCAAAAAAACTTGTTATGGTAGGTGATGCTCCTTTCGCAGATAAATATATAAAAAAAGTGAGAAATACAAAAAACCAAAATATAATATTTACAGGTTATCTTTTCGGTGATCAATATAAAGAACTGCTATCAAATGCGTATTTCTATATTCAGGCAACAGAGGTTGGAGGGACACATCCAGCGCTTATCGAGGCGATGGGTGCTGGCAATTGTGTGCTTGCTAATGATGTCACTGAGCACAGGGAAGTACTTGGTGAGGCAGGATTTTACTACAAAGGGAAGGAAGAGATGAAGGAAATGATACAATTCCTGATTGATAATGAAAAAATTGTGAAGGAGAGGGGCAACGTTGCAAGAAGGATAGTTGAAGAAAAATACTCATGGGAAAAAATTACTGATGAATATGAAAGGCTCTTCTTTGAGATGATTAAAGGATGA
- a CDS encoding sugar transferase encodes MLKRLFDICLSGAGIICSFPLWIIFALAIIIEDGLPVFYLQERVGKGGRIFKAIKFRSMMKDAEKETGPVQAVENDPRVTKIGKILRGTAMDELPQLLNILKGDMSFVGPRALRPKEKEVRGNPDETEIEKIEGYHERLSVRPGLTGMAQVYLPTDALRKEKFQYDLEYIKKQSFFFDLKLILLSFWITFRGKWESRGRKI; translated from the coding sequence ATGTTAAAGCGCCTTTTTGACATCTGCCTTTCAGGTGCTGGGATTATCTGCTCATTTCCGCTCTGGATTATTTTTGCTCTTGCAATCATAATTGAGGACGGATTGCCAGTGTTTTATCTCCAGGAGAGAGTTGGTAAAGGTGGAAGAATTTTTAAAGCAATCAAGTTCCGTTCAATGATGAAAGATGCTGAAAAAGAAACAGGTCCTGTGCAGGCAGTAGAAAACGATCCTCGGGTAACAAAAATCGGAAAGATTCTGAGAGGAACTGCTATGGACGAACTTCCGCAGTTACTCAATATCCTTAAAGGTGATATGAGTTTTGTTGGTCCAAGGGCATTAAGGCCTAAAGAAAAAGAAGTTCGTGGCAATCCCGACGAAACAGAGATAGAGAAAATTGAGGGCTATCATGAACGTCTTTCTGTCAGGCCAGGTCTTACCGGAATGGCACAGGTTTATCTGCCTACTGATGCGCTTCGTAAAGAGAAATTTCAGTATGATCTTGAATATATCAAAAAGCAGTCCTTCTTTTTTGATTTGAAACTCATCCTTCTCTCTTTCTGGATCACCTTCAGAGGTAAATGGGAAAGCAGGGGTAGAAAAATTTAA
- a CDS encoding Crp/Fnr family transcriptional regulator: protein MLKKQSFTTNIISSLLSQSDYEWSDDFIKSFLEEPNCHLYGWGPILTYQPYTEILRQGSPSNAVYYIKTGVVKLLWSDKEGNELIAGLRHQNWFIGAASALLNKPYSFTVKTITECKMKCISTDNFLNLINNNYEFTLHLLKMLSHEIYNHGRKIVIFGCVGAKDRLRNLLRNFIEKIEHNTNFRDLKIHFPLTYREIAQIIAVTPEHLCRLLRDFEKQKVIKREKDGIIFLDINYFKKSDNY, encoded by the coding sequence ATGTTAAAAAAGCAGAGTTTTACTACTAATATTATTTCCTCTCTTCTCTCGCAAAGTGATTATGAATGGTCAGATGATTTTATCAAATCTTTTCTCGAAGAGCCGAATTGTCATTTATATGGATGGGGTCCGATACTAACATATCAACCTTATACAGAAATACTAAGACAGGGTAGTCCTTCCAATGCTGTTTATTATATTAAAACCGGGGTAGTTAAACTTTTATGGTCAGATAAAGAAGGTAATGAATTAATCGCAGGATTAAGACATCAAAATTGGTTTATTGGTGCTGCATCAGCATTATTGAATAAACCGTATTCTTTTACTGTTAAGACAATAACAGAATGTAAAATGAAATGTATCTCTACTGATAATTTTTTAAATCTTATAAACAATAATTATGAGTTTACTTTACATCTTTTAAAAATGCTTTCACATGAGATATACAACCATGGTAGGAAGATTGTTATATTTGGTTGTGTTGGTGCAAAAGATCGTTTAAGAAATTTATTGCGTAATTTTATAGAAAAAATTGAACATAACACTAATTTTCGTGATTTAAAAATCCATTTCCCTTTAACATATAGAGAAATTGCACAAATAATTGCTGTTACCCCCGAGCATTTATGCAGGTTATTAAGAGACTTTGAAAAACAAAAAGTAATAAAAAGGGAAAAGGATGGGATAATTTTTTTAGATATCAATTATTTTAAAAAATCAGATAATTATTAG
- a CDS encoding helix-turn-helix domain-containing protein, giving the protein MIINVNLSTMSNIGKQLKDIRKKLGISQFELCRRSNVSQASIARIEADQQKNLKTETLEKLSRALGVSLSQLMAKPETIAEETHQYSAVKMIPVVSLEEFITKKIPFDLKESALSFEPVITKSMNAFFVRASGSLASPPGIKEGDLILIEPDKKVNDSDLSVYIFEKTTFVGRMFYEKNINILQPLTESLKPIIFKKRKKTGLNIFRISEIRKKF; this is encoded by the coding sequence ATGATAATAAATGTAAATCTATCTACAATGTCAAATATCGGTAAACAGCTAAAGGATATCCGTAAAAAACTTGGAATTTCGCAGTTTGAACTATGCAGGCGTAGTAATGTTTCACAGGCAAGTATAGCCCGTATAGAAGCCGATCAGCAAAAAAACCTTAAAACAGAAACCTTAGAAAAATTATCGAGAGCACTCGGCGTTTCTCTTTCTCAGTTGATGGCAAAACCAGAAACGATTGCAGAAGAAACACACCAATATAGTGCTGTTAAAATGATTCCTGTTGTGAGTCTGGAAGAATTTATTACAAAAAAAATCCCATTTGATTTAAAGGAATCAGCCCTGTCGTTTGAGCCCGTTATAACTAAGTCTATGAACGCTTTCTTTGTAAGAGCATCTGGTTCGCTTGCCTCTCCACCAGGTATTAAAGAAGGAGATTTGATCCTTATTGAGCCTGATAAAAAAGTTAATGACAGTGACCTCTCAGTTTATATTTTTGAAAAAACCACTTTTGTTGGAAGAATGTTTTATGAGAAAAATATTAATATTCTTCAGCCCCTCACAGAATCGCTGAAACCTATTATTTTTAAAAAAAGAAAAAAAACAGGTTTAAATATATTCAGGATAAGTGAAATACGAAAAAAATTCTAA